Part of the Arthrobacter globiformis genome is shown below.
GCGGCGCCTACGCCTCCAGCTACGACCTCGGCGGGCTGCACCGCTACGGCAAGGACCAGCACGCAGCCGTTGGCCCCATCTACTGGTGCTCCTCTGACCTCGCCGCCGAAGGCTACCAGCACGTGGACGGGGCGGTCCGCATGGGCCAGTCCACCGCAGCCCGAATCGCACAGGCTGCACGCCCAGCCGAAGCACAAAGCCACCCTGAACTGGCCGGTGCACCTGAACTTGCGAACGCAACGGCCGCCGTCGGCTGACCGGCACAGCGGTTCCCATCCCCATTCGACGATGAATGACAAGAGGCAATTACATGAGTACAGAAGCCGCCGTTAGCCAGGGCACGCAGAAAAGCCTGAGTGAAAAGGGCCTGAAGGCCGGATCCGTCGGGCTGATCGGGGCCGTGGTGATCGGAGTGTCCTGCATCGCGCCGGCGTACACACTCACCGCGGCCCTCGGCCCCACTGTGTCCGAGGTGGGCGTGCACCTGCCGGCGGTCTTCCTGGTGGGATTCATTCCCATGCTGCTGGTGGCGCTGGGCTACCGGGAGCTGAACAACGCAATGCCCGACGCCGGAACCTCCTTCACGTGGGCAACGCGCGCCTTTGGCCCGTGGATCGGCTGGATGGGAGGGTGGGGGCTGATCGCCGCCACCATCATCGTGCTGTCCAACCTGGCGGCGGTCGCCGTCGACTTCTTCTACCTGATGCTCGCCCAGCTGCTCGGCAATCCCGGGATCGCTGAGCTGACCACGGACCTGCCGCTGAACATCGCCACCACCCTGGTGTTCATCGCGGCGGCGTGCTGGATCTCCTACCGCGGCATGGAAGCCACCAAGGGCGTCCAGTACGTCCTGGTGGGGTTCCAGCTGCTGGTGCTGGGGTGGTTCGCCGTCTCCGCGTTCGTGCACGTGGCCAACGGAACCGCCTTCGACGCGACGGCCATCTCGCCGGACTGGTTCAACCCCTTTGCCGTGGACTCCTTCTCCGCCTTCGCGGCCGGGGTGTCACTGTCGATCTTCATCTACTGGGGCTGGGACGTGACCCTGACCATGAACGAGGAGACGCGGAACCCGGAGAAGACCCCCGGGCGGGCGGCGACCGTGACCGTCGTCGTGATCATGGCCATCTACATGACGGCCGCGCTGGCCACCCTGTCCTTCGCGGGCGTGGGGGAGACGGGCCTGGGCACCGGCAATCCGGACAACCAGTCCAGTATCTTTGCGGTCCTGTCCGGGCCGGTCATGGGGCCGTTCGCCATCCTGATGTCTTTGGCCATCCTGAGCAGTTCCGCGGCGTCGCTGCAGTCCACGTTCGTCTCCCCGGCCCGGACGCTGCTGGCCATGGGCCACTACAAAGCCCTGCCCGGGAAGTTCGGCAAGGTCAGCCCCACCTTCAAGTCACCGAGCTACGCCACGATTGCGGCGGCTGTTGCCGCGGCGGCGTTCTACGTCATCACCCGGACCACGTCCGAGAATGCCCTGTGGGACACCATCACGGCGCTGGGCATGATGATCTGCTTCTACTACGGGATCACGGCGCTCGCGTGTGTCTGGTTTTTTCCGGGCCGTGGCGTTCAGCAGCGCCCGGGCATTCCTCTTCAAGTTCCTGGCTCCCCTGCTGGGCGGGGTGATCCTGCTGGTGATGTTCGTCAAGACGGCGTACGACTCCATGGACCCGGAGTACGGTTCCGGTTCGTCGGTGGGCGGCGTGGGCATGGTGTTCATCCTGGGCATGGGCGTCATCCTGCTCGGCGTGGTCACGATGCTGGTGATGGCCCGCATCCGGCCGGAGTTCTTCAAGGGCAAGGTGCTGGCGCAGGGGGCTCTGACTGGAAACTAAGTACGCTTACCAATAGGGTGGCTGTTAGGGCATGGACCCGGTCTAAGAGAACGTACTCGAGCAGAACGAGGTGACAGCATGACGGGCACGGAAAGCATCAGCAAGGTCACGGACATCATCAACGATTCCCACATCGGAATGTTCACCACCATCAATGAAGAAGGCGCCCTGGTCAGCCGGCCGCTGGCCGTCCAGGATGTGAAGGACGACGGCGACATGTGGTTCTTCACCGGGGAGGGAACCTCCCAGGTGGCCCACGTGACTGCCGATGCCAGGGTCAACGTGTCCTTCGGCAAGCGGACCGAGTGGGTGTCGGTGGCGGGCACCGCTGAAGTGGTGCGCGATCGGGCCAAGATCCGCGAGCTGTGGAACCAGTCCGTTGAGGCCTGGTTCCCGGACGGGCCGGACACCCCTGAGGTGGTCCTGCTGCGCGTGGACTCCGACTCCGCTGAGTACTGGACCAGCCCCGGCGGCACCGCGGCGACGGTCCTGCAGTGGGTCAAGTCGAGGGTCACCCACAGCCGCATGAGCGTGGGCGAGAGCGGAACCGTGGAACTGTAGATGACGGTGGAGCTGTAGTTCCCGCTGTTTCCGGGCTGCTCGGTCGGCGGGCACTGGAGCAGTTGCGGGTGGCCGGGGTCCAGATGTAGCCGGACGGGTCAAGGGGTTGTCCAGCTGACGGGCAGCTCCTTGACTCCGTAAACGATCGTGCTGTCCATCCGTTCGAGGTGGGTTCCCGGCGTGAGGGCAAGTCCGGGAAGCCGGTCCAGAACGGCCCGCAGCGCAATCCTGGCCTCAAGTCTGGCTAGCCGGGCACCGAGGCAGAAGTGAATGCCGTGGCCGAAGGCGAGATGCCGGTTCGGTCCGCGGTCAATGTCGAACTGTTCGGGATCACGGAACTGCCGCTCGTCGCGGTTGGCCGAACCGATCCACGCCACCAGCGGGGCGGCGGCCGGGACCTGGACGTCGCCCAACCTGGTGCCACCGGCTGTCACCCGGTACATCGACTGGACGGGAGAGCGGTAGCGCAGCACTTCTTCTATTGCCTGGGGGAGCAGGGACAGCTCGGCGCGGAGCCGTTCCGTCGTTCCCGGCGCTTCGGTGAAACAAAGGACCGCGTTGCCAATGAGGTTGGTGGTTGTCTCATTTCCGGCCACGAGCAGCAGACTGCAGAAGCCAAGCAGCTCGGGCACGCTCAGCTTCTGTCCTTCGATCTCGGCCACGAGCAGGTTGCTGATCAGATCACTTCCGGGCTCGCGTCTGCGGCGTTCGATGAGGGCCAGGAAGTACTCTGTCATTTCCCGGTTGGTGGAGCTGTGGTCGGCAGTCTGCGCTCCGGTCTGCGTCTGGCTGACGATCACATCGGACCAGTGCTTGAAGCGGTCGCGGTCCTCGGCGGGGATGCCCATGAGCTCCGCGATCACGATCACCGGCAGCGGGTAGGCCAGCTCGTTGATGAGGTCGGCCGAACCCTTTGGAGCAATCCCGTCCAGCAGTTCCTCCGTCAGTGCCGAGATGCGCGGTGCAAGCCCGTCCACAGCCTTCGGGGTAAACGCCTGGGTCACCAGGGAGCGCAATTGACGGTGCCGGGGAGGATCTGCGGTGATCAAGCTCGCCGCGAACAGCTGGCCCGTCTCTGATGGATCATCGCCTCCCATCCTTGAGGAAAAGGTCCCGTGTTCAGACAGAACCCGCTGGACGTCGTCGTACCGGAAGACATGCCAGCTCCCGGACTGCTCGTCGTGGAAGACGGGAGCGGATTCCCGCATCCGTTCGTACTGCGGGAAGGGATCCAGCGGAGGCCCATCACTGTTCACGAAGTCCATGGCAGAGTTTATTCCGGGAAGGCATCCGCCGTCAGTAGTGTGGCAGGGCTCAACCAAACAGCCAGGCAGCCCCCAGCAGCAGTGGGACTGCCAAGGCCGATGTAATCACCGCGGTGGATTGCGCAAGGTTCCGGCCCACGCCGTACCGGACTGCGTAGAGGACCACGTTCTGGCCGGTGGGAAGGATCGCGCAGGCCGTGACAACGAAGGTGCTGAAGGTATCGAGGTGGAACACAAACACGGCCAGCAGCCAGGCGAGGGCCGGCTGGACGGCCGACTTGAGAATGACGGCGAACAGCGTGGGGACGCGGTCAACTGTGCCTTGGCGCGGTGAGAGGCCGTGGAGCGACATGCCGAAGATGATCAGCATTAGGGGAACCGTCAGCTGGGCCACTAGCTTCAGAGGATCCAGCACCAGGGCAGGAAGTTCAATTCCGGCAGCGCTGACGATGACGCCGAGGATGGCTGCCACCGTGACGGGGTTGCGCAGGGGAGTGGACAGGATGCTCCAAACGGATGTCCTTTTCCCCTCAGGATCGGTCAGGTCCAGGATGGTCAGTGCTACCGGGGTCACGAGTGCCAATTGAAACAGCATGATCGGAGTGACGAACGTGGCACTGCCGAGAATGTACAGGGATAGCGGAACGCCGAGGTTTGTGGAATTGACGATTCCGGTGGCCAGCGCGCCGACTGTGGTGCGCCGGACACCCCACCGGCCGATCGCCCCGCTGAGCGCGAACAGCGCCATGCAGCAAAGTGCCGTGACGACGGAGATGAGGCCTGTCTGGCTGAGGACTTCGGAGATATGCCGCGAAGCGATCGTGGAGAACATCAGGCTTGGCAGCCCGACCATGAAGGTCAGGGTGGACAGCACCTTCGTCCCGTGCGGTCCAAGGGCGTTTGTCCTGGCCAAAATGTAGCCGACGAGCAGGACCATGCCCACCACAAAGAATCCCTTTAAAACTCCGTCCAAGCCGCTGTCCTCAATCTGTTTTCGCCATCACGACGCCAGGCGGAAACCGACTGTTCGGCACGCTGTCTAAGACTATATTTCTTGCGGCAGATCGCCGGACAAGCGTGCGTTATCGGGCCTGACAGAGAAGACGGGCCTCGCCTAAGCGGGAACCCCTCTTCTCTTTTTTGCGGTCAGGACAGATGCCGTCCAGCTACAGCCCGAGGCCCCCAAGCTTGTCGCCCAACCCGCCGGGAAGCTTACCCAGCAGGTCTGCAGGATTGATGCCGAACTGGGAGAGCAGCCCGGCGTGCTGGTCGGTGTCTACCTGGTCCGGCAGCTCATTTTCGGCCTGTGCGGCCTTGTCGTTGTCGCCTCGGGACCTCAGGAATTCGAGGATCTGGGACTTGTCGATCTGCATGGTGTCTCCTTTGCGATTTCCGGAACTGCTAAGGGTGCTTACTACCTTTCCGGAAAAAGGCCCTTCGAACAAGTGCCGGGCAAGAACCCGTGGCCGAGGAACCGCAGACTAAGCCTGCCGGCTCCCGACGACGGAAGCCAGCGACGCCAGGCCCTTCTCGAAGTCGCCTCCCACCATCTTGTCCATGTTCATGAACAGCGCAAAAAGTTTGCCGATGCCCTTGTGCTCACCGACCATGGTCCAGGTGACGCGGGTGCCTCCACCCTCCGGAACGAAAGTAAAGGCAGTGGGGTTGACCGCGCGGAAAGGCTTAGTGAACTCAAGCCGGATCCGAACGACGTCAGCATCCTTCGATTCGACGATCTCCATGGTGCCGGCACCTGCCTTGCGGTTGCCGCTCCAGGCATACTTGGCGCCGACGCCGGATTCCGCGCCGGAGTAGGTCCTCTTCATGTCCGGGTCCACGGACTCCCAAGGCGACCACTTGGGCCACTCGCGAAAGCTGTTGACCAGCGGAAACACGTCCTTGGCCGAGGCGGGGATGACAGTGCTGCGCGTGACTGAGTACGTTGACATGGCCCCATCCTACGGCCGGCTCCTCCAACCGGCCCGCTGCAACCCGAGGGATGCAGCGGGCCTTTGGCCGGGAAAATAGTCCGATTCGGGTGTGTGATGCGGCTTCACCGCCGCCGCATTGTGCCTGTGAAAGGTGCCGGCCGCAGGCTGGCCGGGACTCCCGCTGCGGTTTCCGCGCGGTCCAGCGCCTGGCCGAGGCGATCCACGGCATGCGGATACCCGGAATCCCAGCCAGTTTTCAGCGTCTCCGCCTCCCTCAAGGCCTTCACAAAAGCAGCGGTCTCAGGCCGACCGACGTCCGCAAGGTCCGGATAGCTGACGGCGAGCCCGGGGTCGAGTTCGTAGCGCGCCCAGCGTCCCAGGATCTCTTCATGCACGACGGCGGCCGCCCGGCACAGCGGACCGTCCACCCGCCGGCGCCGTCGGGTTTCGTACCAGGTGAGCAGCGCAGGGCTGCTGCGGTAGGCGGCCATGCCGCTCACCCCCGCCACGGCGGCCAGCGCCAGGCCAGCCAGCGGTGAGGCCACCGCGGGAATGAGCAGGGCCGGTGTGATCACCACCGCTCCGCCGAAAAGGTCCCAGAACAGCAGGTCTGCACTGTCGCCGTTGGACGTCTTTAAGTGGTGGCGCACGACGATAACCGTGCAGGCGACGGCGGCCGCGAGCACTGCGCTCCAGAGGACCAGTTGCAGCAGCCCCAACGGGGCGGCTTCGGAAACTGCGGGCACCACTGCACCTCCCAAGGACGGGCGCTGCCCGGCGATTCGGGCCGCACTTAAATTGCAGCCCCTATCGCGGCGCTGGTCAACGGCTGGTTTGCAGCGACGGCCCTGCGGCGTAGCGTAGGCGCCATGCGACTCAAAATGTGCAGCATCCACGTCCAGGACCCTGCCGCGGCGCACTCCTTCTACACGGAGACCCTCGGCTTCGAGACGCTCATGGCCATGCCCGAGCACAACCTCTTCATCGTCAAGGACCCCGGAGCGGCCTCCGGTGCTGGCCTGCTGCTGGAGCCCAGCGACAACCCCATCGCCTCGGCCTACCGCAATGGACTGTACGACGCCGGGATCCCCGCCATCGTCTTTGGCTCACCGGACGTCCAGGCCGAGTACGAGCGGCTGTCCGCCGCCGGCGTCCAGTTCCGGGGCGAGCCTGCCGAGGACCCCTCCGGAATCTCCGCAGTGTTCGACGACGGCTGCGGCAACTACATCCAGCTGCACCAGGACTAGTACTGAATGGACGCCGCTGACGCCCTCAACGAGATCGCCTTCTGGCTCGAGCGCTCCGCCGCGCCGACGTTCAAGGTCCAGGCCTTCCGGAAGGCGGCCGGAGTCATCAGCGCCCTGACTCCGGACGAGGTGGCGGAGCGCGCCCGTGACGGCAGGCTCAAGCGGACGAAGGGGATCGGGGACACCACCTTCAACGTCATCCGGCAGGCGGTGGACGGCGATGTGCCCGACTATCTGGACAAGCTGCGGCAGGGCGGCGCCAAGCCTCTCGCGGCCGGGGGAGACGGGCTGCGCCCGCTGCTCCGCGG
Proteins encoded:
- a CDS encoding pyridoxamine 5'-phosphate oxidase family protein, with protein sequence MTGTESISKVTDIINDSHIGMFTTINEEGALVSRPLAVQDVKDDGDMWFFTGEGTSQVAHVTADARVNVSFGKRTEWVSVAGTAEVVRDRAKIRELWNQSVEAWFPDGPDTPEVVLLRVDSDSAEYWTSPGGTAATVLQWVKSRVTHSRMSVGESGTVEL
- a CDS encoding cytochrome P450, which translates into the protein MDFVNSDGPPLDPFPQYERMRESAPVFHDEQSGSWHVFRYDDVQRVLSEHGTFSSRMGGDDPSETGQLFAASLITADPPRHRQLRSLVTQAFTPKAVDGLAPRISALTEELLDGIAPKGSADLINELAYPLPVIVIAELMGIPAEDRDRFKHWSDVIVSQTQTGAQTADHSSTNREMTEYFLALIERRRREPGSDLISNLLVAEIEGQKLSVPELLGFCSLLLVAGNETTTNLIGNAVLCFTEAPGTTERLRAELSLLPQAIEEVLRYRSPVQSMYRVTAGGTRLGDVQVPAAAPLVAWIGSANRDERQFRDPEQFDIDRGPNRHLAFGHGIHFCLGARLARLEARIALRAVLDRLPGLALTPGTHLERMDSTIVYGVKELPVSWTTP
- a CDS encoding AEC family transporter, giving the protein MDGVLKGFFVVGMVLLVGYILARTNALGPHGTKVLSTLTFMVGLPSLMFSTIASRHISEVLSQTGLISVVTALCCMALFALSGAIGRWGVRRTTVGALATGIVNSTNLGVPLSLYILGSATFVTPIMLFQLALVTPVALTILDLTDPEGKRTSVWSILSTPLRNPVTVAAILGVIVSAAGIELPALVLDPLKLVAQLTVPLMLIIFGMSLHGLSPRQGTVDRVPTLFAVILKSAVQPALAWLLAVFVFHLDTFSTFVVTACAILPTGQNVVLYAVRYGVGRNLAQSTAVITSALAVPLLLGAAWLFG
- a CDS encoding SRPBCC family protein, which translates into the protein MSTYSVTRSTVIPASAKDVFPLVNSFREWPKWSPWESVDPDMKRTYSGAESGVGAKYAWSGNRKAGAGTMEIVESKDADVVRIRLEFTKPFRAVNPTAFTFVPEGGGTRVTWTMVGEHKGIGKLFALFMNMDKMVGGDFEKGLASLASVVGSRQA
- a CDS encoding VOC family protein — encoded protein: MRLKMCSIHVQDPAAAHSFYTETLGFETLMAMPEHNLFIVKDPGAASGAGLLLEPSDNPIASAYRNGLYDAGIPAIVFGSPDVQAEYERLSAAGVQFRGEPAEDPSGISAVFDDGCGNYIQLHQD